DNA sequence from the Cellulophaga sp. HaHaR_3_176 genome:
GCTTTAGTGAGTCAATCTCAAGACACTATAATTTCAGATGCTGAACTAGCTAGTTTTTACGAACGAGAAAAACAGAATTTCAGGTTAAAAGAAAAAATTGTTAGACTTCGTTTTATTGAGCTTCCAAAGCAATTTTTAAATAAAGATAATGTTCAAAAAAGTTTAGATAGATTTAATACTAAAGATGAGCGTTTTTTAGATTCTATAGGTATACAATTTAAAAAATTAAATTTTAATGATTCTCTTTGGGTTAAGGCTTCTAGGATTGTAAATGAAATTCCTCCCCTAACATTTGAAAATGAGGATAGGTACTTAAAAAAATCACAATTTTTTGAATTACAGGATTCATTAGGGGTATATTTGGCAAAAGTTACTGACGTGTTGGGCGTTAATGAGACATCTCCATTGTCATTTGTTAAGCCAACAATCAAGCAAGTACTATTAAATAGAAGGCGTTTAGAGCATATCAGAAAATTAGAAACTGAGATTATCGATGATGCAATTAAAGACAAAGAATTTGAAGTCTATGAATAAGGTTAAAAACACAATTACAATACTTACATCATTATTAACTATTGGTTTTGCAAGTGCGCAAGATACTATGGTAGACGAAACGGTTGTAGATACGTCTCAAGTAGCTGATGTGGCAATGGTTCCTGACTCAATAAATACATTTAAGAAAATTAAAATTGATGGTGTTGCTGCTGTTGTAGGTGAATATTTAATATTAGAATCTGATATAGATAAGACATTAATAGATTTAAGAAATCAAGGTGTATCAGAAGAAGATGTTTCAAGATGTGGCCTTTTAGGTAAGTTGATGGAAGATCGTTTGTATGCTCACCAGGCAGTACAAGATAGTATTCTTGTATCTGATGATGAGGTAAATGCGACTAGCGATGGTCAAATTGAACAATTAGTATCTAAAGTAGGTTCTATCGAAAAGGTGTTAGCGTTTTATAAAAAACCAGACGAAGCTAGTTTCAGAGAAGAGTTATATAAAATTAATAAGCTTAGATTATTATCTGACCGTATGAAGCAGAAAATCGTAAGCGAAATAGAAATTACACCGGAAGAAGTTCGTCAGTTTTTTAATAAAATACCAGAAGATCAACGTCCAGTATTTGGTGCTGAGTTAGAAATTGCACAAATTGTTAAAAAACCAGAGGCTCCAGAAGAAGAGAAGCAAAAAGTAATAGATCGTTTAAATAGAATACGTGAAGATGTTCTAGAAAGAGGTTCTAGTTTTTCTATAAAAGCAATATTAAATAGTGAAGATCCTGGCTCTAAACAAAACGGTGGTTTATATAAGATAAATAAAAAATCAGGTTTCGTAAAAGAATTTAAAGATGCAGCTTTTAGTATGCAAGAAGGTCAAGTATCAGAGCCTTTTGAGACTGAATTTGGTTTTCATATATTAACTGTAGATAAAATTTTAGGTCAAGATAGAGAGGTTCGTCATATTTTAATGGTACCTAAAGTTCCAGAAAGTTCTTTAGATGAGGCAAAAAAAGAATTAGATTCTATTCGTGAAAGTATTATATCATCTAAATTTACGTTCGGACAAGCAGCTTTAAACTTTTCAGATCAAAAAGAAACAAAATTTGATGGTGGACAATTAAGAAATCCAGCAGATTATAGTTCACGTTTTGAGTTAACGAGTATGGATCCTACTTTTTATAATCAAATAAGAAATTTAAAAGACAATGAAATTTCTCAACCTATATTAGAAGAAGATCCAAGATCAGGAACGAGTTATAAGATCATGAAAATAACAAATAGATATGATGAGCATGTTGCTGATTTTTCTAAAGATTATTTAAAAATACAAGAGTTAGCTTTGTCTCAAAAGCAAATAGATACAATGACTAAATGGATGAAAGAACACATAGATGAAACATATGTGAGTGTAAATGCATCAAATAGAGATTGTAGTTTTGAAAATAAATGGGTAAAAGAATAGTAAATGTCAGATGTTACAGCAGTACATAATCTTGTAGAAAAACACGTAGCCTTAAAAAAGGAAATAGCCAAAGTAATTATTGGCCAAGATGTTGTTGTAAATCAAATATTGCTATCAATTTATACCGGTGGTCACTCTTTATTGATAGGTGTACCTGGTTTAGCTAAAACATTAATGGTAAACACCATTTCAAAAACGTTAGGATTAAACTTTAAAAGAATTCAGTTTACACCAGATTTAATGCCTAGTGATATATTAGGTAGTGAAATTTTAGATAAGGACAGAAATTTTAAGTTCATAAAAGGTCCTATTTTTTCGAACATTGTTTTAGCTGATGAAATAAATAGAACACCGCCAAAAACGCAAGCTGCATTGTTAGAAGCTATGCAAGAACAAACAGTTACTGTAGCGGGGAACAATTATCAATTAGCTGCGCCATATTTTGTATTGGCAACTCAAAACCCAATAGAGCAAGAAGGAACCTACCCTTTGCCAGAAGCGCAACTAGATCGTTTTATGTTTGCTATTGAATTAAAATACCCGTCAGTTAGTGAAGAGGTTGAGATTGTTAAGGCAACAACAACAAATAAAACGCTGACGATTAATGCACTTTTTAATGCTGAAGAAATTGTAGCTGTACAGCAATTAATACGACGAGTACCTGTGCCAGATAATGTTGTAGAATATGCTGTAAATTTAGTGCATAGCACAAGACCTAATCAAGATTCTGCATCTTCTTATGTAAAGAATTATTTAGATTGGGGAGCAGGTCCAAGAGCTTCTCAGAATTTAATTTTAGCGGCTAAAGCACACGCTATTGTTAATGGGAAATACTCTCCAGATATTGAAGATGTAAAAGCAGTTTCTATCGGAATTTTACGTCATAGAATTATCAAAAACTACAAAGCAGAAGCAGAAGGTATATCTGAAGAGGATATAATTCGTGAATTATTGTAGAAATACTATATAGATTCAAACGTTTTCGTAAGAGATATTTTATAAAAAAGTACAATTAAATGTAGTATTCGTTTTTTTGAATACTCTTTTTGAAATTTTTCTTAATTTCAATCGAATCAATTCAGAAATCTTTTATTTAGCTTCAATATTTTAGTAATTTTGTAAGATTGCAACAACCTAAAAGTAGATTTTCTAAATATATGAGCATTTATAAAGATTACCTTGAGCAGATAGAAGAACGAAAAGAAAAAGGACTTCATCCGCAGCCAATTGATAGTGCTGAATTGCTAAGTAAAATAATTGAGCAAATTAAAGACCTAGATAATGAGTACAGAGAAGATTCTCTTAACTTTTTTATTTATAACGTTTTGCCTGGTACTACTAGTGCAGCTGGCGTTAAGGCTAAGTTTTTAAAAGAAATAATTCTAGGAGAATTAGTGGTAAAAGAAATTACACCTGCTTTTGCTCTTGAACAATTATCTCACATGAAGGGTGGGCCTTCGGTAGCCGTTTTATTAGATGTTGCCTTAGGTTCTGATGTAGCATTGGCAAAACAAGCCGCTGAGGTGTTAAAAACACAGGTTTTCCTTTATGAGGCTGATACTACTCGCTTAGAAGAAGCTTTAAATAACGGTAGTGCAATTGCGAAAGATATTATAGAAAGCTATGCCAAAGCAGAGTTTTTCACAAAGCTTCCTGAAATTGAAGAAGAAATACAAGTAGTTACTTATATCGCTGGTGTTGGTGATATTTCAACAGATTTATTATCTCCAGGTGGTGATGCGCACTCAAGATCAGATCGTGAGTTGCATGGTCAATGTATGTTTGAGCATAACAAAGACATGCAAAGTGAATTATTGGCTCTAAAGGAACAACATCCAGATAAGCGTGTAATGCTAATTGCAGAAAAAGGAACAATGGGAGTTGGTTCTTCTAGAATGTCTGGTGTGAATAACGTAGCGTTATGGACTGGTGTCCCTTTTAGTAAATATGTCCCATTTATCAATTTTGCGCCAGTAATTGCAGGTACCAATGGTATTGCTCCAATTTTCTTGACGACAGTTGGTGTAACTGGT
Encoded proteins:
- a CDS encoding peptidyl-prolyl cis-trans isomerase; translated protein: MQSSKCIISKIFGVVTLLIFFSSLFSCDSFFKKEEDKAPLARVGESYLYKEDIQDLLKNNVSKEDSAAFVTNYINNWATKQLLLSKSKINLPQEQLSEFNQLIENYKTDLYTRAYKEALVSQSQDTIISDAELASFYEREKQNFRLKEKIVRLRFIELPKQFLNKDNVQKSLDRFNTKDERFLDSIGIQFKKLNFNDSLWVKASRIVNEIPPLTFENEDRYLKKSQFFELQDSLGVYLAKVTDVLGVNETSPLSFVKPTIKQVLLNRRRLEHIRKLETEIIDDAIKDKEFEVYE
- a CDS encoding peptidylprolyl isomerase; the protein is MNKVKNTITILTSLLTIGFASAQDTMVDETVVDTSQVADVAMVPDSINTFKKIKIDGVAAVVGEYLILESDIDKTLIDLRNQGVSEEDVSRCGLLGKLMEDRLYAHQAVQDSILVSDDEVNATSDGQIEQLVSKVGSIEKVLAFYKKPDEASFREELYKINKLRLLSDRMKQKIVSEIEITPEEVRQFFNKIPEDQRPVFGAELEIAQIVKKPEAPEEEKQKVIDRLNRIREDVLERGSSFSIKAILNSEDPGSKQNGGLYKINKKSGFVKEFKDAAFSMQEGQVSEPFETEFGFHILTVDKILGQDREVRHILMVPKVPESSLDEAKKELDSIRESIISSKFTFGQAALNFSDQKETKFDGGQLRNPADYSSRFELTSMDPTFYNQIRNLKDNEISQPILEEDPRSGTSYKIMKITNRYDEHVADFSKDYLKIQELALSQKQIDTMTKWMKEHIDETYVSVNASNRDCSFENKWVKE
- a CDS encoding MoxR family ATPase — translated: MSDVTAVHNLVEKHVALKKEIAKVIIGQDVVVNQILLSIYTGGHSLLIGVPGLAKTLMVNTISKTLGLNFKRIQFTPDLMPSDILGSEILDKDRNFKFIKGPIFSNIVLADEINRTPPKTQAALLEAMQEQTVTVAGNNYQLAAPYFVLATQNPIEQEGTYPLPEAQLDRFMFAIELKYPSVSEEVEIVKATTTNKTLTINALFNAEEIVAVQQLIRRVPVPDNVVEYAVNLVHSTRPNQDSASSYVKNYLDWGAGPRASQNLILAAKAHAIVNGKYSPDIEDVKAVSIGILRHRIIKNYKAEAEGISEEDIIRELL